A genome region from Nocardiopsis exhalans includes the following:
- a CDS encoding DUF2000 domain-containing protein codes for MNMSTKLVVVLRSDLELAVAANASAVLGLALGARLDNSLGADGKDAQGHLHAGINPHPVPTLAATGEQLRRIKALADERDLTVVGFNEVARGSRTYVDYLDRLAQTEPAQLEYVGLAVFGPKKDVNKLTGRLSLAG; via the coding sequence ATGAACATGTCCACCAAGCTGGTCGTCGTCCTGCGCTCGGACCTGGAGCTCGCGGTCGCCGCCAACGCCAGTGCGGTGCTCGGACTCGCCCTGGGAGCGCGGCTGGACAACTCGCTGGGGGCCGACGGCAAAGATGCGCAGGGACACCTGCATGCCGGGATCAACCCGCACCCGGTGCCGACCCTGGCCGCCACCGGAGAGCAGCTGCGCCGGATCAAGGCCCTGGCTGATGAGCGCGACCTGACGGTGGTGGGCTTCAACGAGGTGGCTCGCGGCTCACGCACCTACGTGGACTACCTGGACCGGCTCGCGCAGACCGAACCGGCACAGCTGGAGTACGTGGGGCTGGCGGTGTTCGGCCCGAAGAAGGACGTCAACAAGCTGACCGGGAGGCTGTCCCTGGCCGGCTGA
- a CDS encoding molybdopterin oxidoreductase family protein codes for MNPPGASTRTHCPYCALQCAMHLDTGADGRLSARPADFPTNRGGLCRKGWTSADVLTVPDRLTRPLLRKDRDSDLVEVDWDTALDHIAERLLALRAESGPDTVSVFGSGGLTNEKSYALGKFARLALGTSQIDYNGRFCMSSAAAAGMRAFGLDRGMPFPLTDVGSAEVVLLAGANPAETMPPMMGHLSAPALIVIDPRRTATARVALDNGGLHLAPRPGTDLALALSLLHAVRVQGWVDTDYVTARTNGFEQAWEHAAAWWPEQTELLTGVPAEQIRAAADLLGKAARNHSAYILTGRGTEQHAKGTDTVSAWINLALALGLPGRAGSGYGCITGQGNGQGGREHGQKADQLPGYRKIDDPAARDHVARVWGVDPDSLPGPGRSAFELLDALGTPGGPRAMLLFGSNPVVSAPDAGRVRERLASLDLLVAADFVLSETAALADVVLPVAQWAEESGTMTNLEGRVLRRRRATPPPEGVRTDLEVLSALAVRLGQPAERFPTEPDTVLAELGAASAGGAADYSGVTPERLAAGEALHWPVRAGQEPTPRLFLDSFAHPDGRARFTAVAHRPAAEEPDSEFPLIATTGRLMGHYQSGAQTRRVPELNSAEPEVYVEVHPDTAARAGLAAGDLARLTSRRGHTSARVRLEPTARLDTVFMPFHYAGAQAANNLTNPALDPTSRMPEFKVSAVRLEPAPEPDHDPATAPGR; via the coding sequence ATGAACCCGCCCGGCGCCTCGACCCGCACCCACTGCCCCTACTGCGCCCTGCAGTGCGCCATGCACCTGGACACCGGGGCCGACGGACGCCTGTCCGCCCGCCCCGCCGACTTCCCCACCAACCGGGGCGGGCTGTGCCGCAAGGGCTGGACCTCCGCCGACGTCCTCACCGTCCCCGACCGCCTCACCCGCCCCCTGCTCCGCAAGGACCGCGACTCCGACCTGGTCGAGGTCGACTGGGACACCGCCCTGGACCACATCGCCGAACGCCTGCTGGCCCTGCGCGCCGAGTCCGGCCCCGACACCGTCTCGGTCTTCGGCAGCGGCGGGCTCACCAACGAGAAGTCCTACGCCCTGGGCAAGTTCGCCCGCCTGGCCCTGGGCACCTCCCAGATCGACTACAACGGCCGCTTCTGTATGTCCTCCGCGGCGGCCGCGGGCATGCGCGCCTTCGGACTGGACCGGGGCATGCCCTTCCCGCTCACCGACGTCGGATCAGCCGAAGTGGTCCTGCTGGCCGGGGCCAACCCCGCCGAGACCATGCCGCCGATGATGGGCCACCTGTCCGCGCCCGCACTCATCGTCATCGACCCCCGCCGCACCGCCACCGCCCGGGTCGCACTCGACAACGGCGGCCTGCACCTGGCCCCGCGCCCGGGAACCGACCTTGCCCTGGCCCTGAGCCTGCTGCACGCCGTCCGCGTCCAGGGCTGGGTGGACACCGACTACGTCACCGCACGCACCAACGGGTTCGAACAGGCCTGGGAACACGCCGCGGCATGGTGGCCCGAGCAGACCGAACTCCTCACCGGGGTGCCCGCCGAGCAGATCCGCGCCGCCGCCGACCTGCTCGGAAAAGCCGCCCGCAACCACTCGGCCTACATCCTGACCGGGCGCGGCACCGAACAGCACGCCAAGGGCACCGACACCGTCTCCGCGTGGATCAACCTGGCCCTGGCCCTGGGCCTGCCCGGCCGCGCGGGTTCGGGCTACGGGTGCATCACCGGGCAGGGCAACGGCCAGGGCGGGCGCGAACACGGCCAAAAGGCCGACCAGCTGCCCGGGTACCGCAAGATCGACGACCCCGCCGCCCGGGACCACGTGGCCCGGGTGTGGGGCGTGGACCCCGACTCCCTGCCCGGGCCCGGCCGCAGCGCCTTCGAGCTCCTGGACGCCCTGGGCACCCCCGGCGGTCCGCGCGCCATGCTGCTGTTCGGCTCCAACCCGGTGGTCTCGGCCCCCGACGCCGGGCGGGTGCGTGAGCGCCTGGCCTCTCTGGACCTGCTGGTGGCCGCCGACTTCGTGCTTTCGGAGACCGCCGCCCTGGCCGACGTGGTCCTGCCGGTGGCTCAGTGGGCCGAGGAGTCGGGCACCATGACCAACCTGGAAGGGCGGGTGCTGCGCCGCCGCCGCGCGACCCCGCCGCCCGAAGGCGTACGCACCGACCTGGAGGTGCTCTCGGCCCTGGCGGTGCGCCTGGGCCAGCCCGCCGAGCGTTTTCCCACCGAACCCGACACCGTGCTCGCCGAGCTGGGCGCGGCCTCGGCCGGGGGAGCCGCCGACTACTCCGGCGTCACCCCCGAACGCCTGGCGGCGGGGGAGGCCCTGCACTGGCCGGTACGCGCGGGCCAGGAGCCCACGCCCCGCCTGTTCCTGGACTCCTTCGCCCACCCCGACGGCCGCGCCCGGTTCACGGCCGTGGCCCACCGCCCCGCCGCCGAGGAACCCGACTCCGAGTTCCCGCTGATCGCCACCACCGGGCGGCTCATGGGCCACTACCAGTCCGGGGCCCAGACCCGCCGGGTCCCCGAACTCAACAGCGCCGAACCCGAGGTGTACGTGGAGGTGCACCCCGACACCGCCGCCCGCGCGGGGCTGGCCGCCGGTGACCTGGCCCGGCTCACCTCCCGCCGGGGCCACACCAGCGCCCGGGTGCGCCTGGAGCCCACCGCCCGCCTGGACACGGTGTTCATGCCCTTCCACTACGCCGGGGCCCAGGCCGCCAACAACCTCACCAACCCGGCCCTGGACCCCACCAGCCGCATGCCGGAGTTCAAGGTCAGCGCCGTGCGGCTGGAGCCCGCACCCGAACCCGACCACGACCCCGCCACCGCACCGGGCCGCTAG
- a CDS encoding FAD-dependent oxidoreductase, with product MSTDQRVSEQSVSARRIVVVGNGMVGARFAEEVARLDPEGERVHVTVVGTEHHPAYNRVLLSGVVAGDYTPDQINLPVPRTPGVSVRTGVSATALDTVERRVDLDDGTHLPYDELVLATGARAAFPPIPGVSASDGVPGEGVSALRDLADCERLLSLVRPGAPVVVLGGGVLGLEAARGLVGRGARVCVVESSPWIMRRQIDQSAAKVLASCYEDLGVSVHSWRVASRWIPGTGLELDDGRVLPGDALVVTAGVRANTELAKAAGIEAEHGVLVDDTLATSDARVHAIGDCAQHPGGGAGLVQPGWEQASVLARRLTGAAPQARYSGARPLTRLKAQGIELTAFGLVQEDDLGPEVETVTVSDPYGRRYAKLTVSEERVVGAVLLGFAQAAATLSQLYDTGAPVPADRLALLQGLPTAAPGEQAGQGAAAPALVCRCNAVSREDIEQAWLDGARTREGIAERTRATTGCGGCVRDVNALLSGMGSGRSAEPVG from the coding sequence TTGAGCACCGATCAGCGTGTGAGCGAGCAGAGCGTGTCAGCGCGTCGGATCGTGGTCGTGGGTAACGGCATGGTCGGGGCACGCTTCGCCGAGGAGGTCGCCCGGCTGGACCCCGAGGGTGAACGCGTCCACGTCACCGTGGTGGGCACCGAACACCACCCGGCCTACAACCGCGTCCTGCTCTCGGGGGTGGTCGCGGGCGACTACACACCCGACCAGATCAACCTTCCGGTACCGCGGACCCCCGGGGTGAGCGTGCGCACGGGGGTGAGCGCCACCGCCCTGGACACGGTCGAACGCCGGGTGGACCTGGACGACGGCACCCACCTGCCCTACGACGAACTGGTCCTGGCCACCGGCGCCCGCGCCGCCTTCCCGCCCATCCCCGGGGTCAGCGCCTCCGACGGCGTACCGGGGGAAGGGGTGAGCGCACTGCGCGACCTCGCCGACTGTGAGCGCCTGCTCTCCCTGGTCCGTCCCGGCGCCCCCGTGGTGGTCCTGGGCGGCGGGGTGCTGGGTTTGGAGGCCGCCCGCGGGCTGGTCGGGCGCGGGGCCCGGGTGTGCGTGGTGGAGTCCTCGCCCTGGATCATGCGCCGGCAGATCGACCAGAGCGCGGCCAAGGTACTGGCCAGCTGCTACGAGGACCTGGGGGTGAGCGTCCACTCCTGGCGGGTGGCCTCGCGGTGGATCCCGGGTACCGGTCTGGAGCTGGATGACGGCCGGGTCCTGCCCGGTGACGCCCTGGTGGTCACCGCCGGTGTGCGCGCCAACACCGAGCTGGCCAAAGCGGCCGGGATCGAGGCCGAGCACGGGGTACTCGTGGACGACACCCTGGCCACCTCCGACGCCCGCGTGCACGCCATCGGTGACTGCGCCCAGCACCCCGGGGGCGGTGCCGGGCTGGTCCAGCCCGGATGGGAGCAGGCCTCGGTTCTGGCCCGGCGGCTCACCGGGGCCGCGCCCCAGGCCCGTTACTCGGGGGCGCGTCCGCTCACCCGGCTCAAGGCCCAGGGCATCGAACTCACCGCGTTCGGGCTGGTGCAGGAGGACGACCTGGGGCCCGAGGTGGAGACGGTGACGGTCAGCGACCCCTACGGGCGCCGCTACGCCAAGCTCACGGTGAGCGAGGAACGGGTGGTGGGCGCGGTCCTGCTCGGGTTCGCGCAGGCGGCGGCCACCCTGTCCCAGCTCTACGACACCGGCGCCCCGGTGCCCGCCGACCGGTTGGCCCTGCTGCAGGGACTGCCCACCGCAGCACCGGGGGAGCAGGCGGGGCAGGGCGCGGCCGCCCCGGCCCTGGTGTGCCGGTGCAACGCGGTCAGCCGCGAGGACATCGAGCAGGCCTGGCTGGACGGTGCGCGCACACGTGAGGGTATCGCCGAGCGCACCCGCGCCACCACCGGCTGCGGGGGTTGCGTGCGGGACGTGAACGCTCTGCTGTCGGGGATGGGCAGCGGCCGCAGCGCCGAACCGGTGGGCTGA
- a CDS encoding GNAT family N-acetyltransferase — protein sequence MSSVVEVLDPSTAPAEELAAWTALHSHGMNELMGSAPRPQDLADQLRTKRAGQNWCWSARTAPGEPVQGVAELRRQPYNPQVGLLRLYVAEPARRRGMGTRLREAAVERARALGMERLRSHTLTGPETEAFARSDGHPRTLIPFKVQEQQLDEETLEHCWHLAARPARGYLVTYWEGTAPENLVASFGQVAVYSIDAIEGSRPLVERAWAPQRVREWEREVVQDGSRLVVCAALDRTSDQVVAATATTVGQALVARQYVTAVSPPHRRRGLATRVKANQTLRVHDLFPHVRRVAVAVDEGNTAMLELNRALRYELAGERYLVEEDLTGR from the coding sequence GTGAGCTCAGTGGTGGAAGTTCTCGACCCCAGCACAGCCCCGGCCGAGGAGCTGGCCGCCTGGACCGCGCTGCACAGCCACGGTATGAACGAATTGATGGGCAGCGCACCCCGCCCCCAGGACCTGGCCGACCAGCTGCGTACCAAACGCGCGGGCCAGAACTGGTGTTGGTCGGCCCGCACCGCGCCGGGTGAGCCCGTCCAGGGCGTGGCCGAGCTGCGCAGGCAGCCCTACAACCCGCAGGTCGGGCTGTTGCGCCTGTACGTTGCCGAACCGGCCCGCCGACGAGGCATGGGGACCCGTTTGCGCGAGGCCGCGGTGGAGCGGGCCCGCGCCCTGGGAATGGAGCGTCTGCGCAGCCACACCCTGACCGGACCGGAGACGGAGGCCTTCGCCCGCTCTGACGGGCACCCGCGCACCCTGATCCCGTTCAAGGTGCAGGAACAGCAGCTGGACGAGGAGACCCTGGAACACTGCTGGCATCTGGCGGCCCGTCCCGCACGCGGCTACCTCGTCACCTACTGGGAGGGCACCGCCCCCGAGAACCTGGTGGCCTCCTTCGGGCAGGTGGCCGTGTACTCGATCGATGCGATCGAGGGTTCACGACCCCTGGTCGAGCGGGCCTGGGCCCCGCAGCGGGTCCGCGAGTGGGAGCGCGAGGTCGTCCAGGACGGGTCCCGGCTGGTGGTGTGCGCTGCCCTGGACCGCACCTCGGACCAGGTGGTCGCGGCCACGGCCACCACGGTGGGTCAGGCGCTGGTCGCCAGGCAGTACGTGACCGCGGTCTCGCCGCCCCACCGGCGCCGGGGACTGGCCACCCGGGTCAAGGCCAATCAGACGCTGCGGGTACACGACCTGTTCCCGCACGTCAGGAGGGTGGCGGTGGCCGTGGACGAGGGGAACACGGCGATGCTGGAGCTCAATCGGGCCCTGCGTTACGAGCTGGCGGGCGAGCGCTACCTGGTCGAGGAGGACCTGACCGGGCGTTGA
- a CDS encoding DUF2716 domain-containing protein, translating into MHVLRHAYDTHLRGHLPVPPKAGAVHLQDPHLTGARLVRSHFGTHGSVDHGPLPPETDLSALVARQQERFEAHAEPARWPVHAHDPPALAPALHAAGFACGTERSVLVAELADIPSVHLAAEERFRENDRVTSNAVRQLAADSGPHRRSLVEHESDGITFEHRTLALVHRAQVRAASWAVLRTGTPFVVLEGMTAPHPEFLWEWAHRAGTVRPKSGWWVWDQAQARLMAAEVDPKAQPDLHEMLLNSGFHEITTVRTHTWSPPGAPATSRPVTELLDDPEHDDIWDRFTSRFFFAPSTTLFPGIVEPAASVTWPLHRADEHPEHRTELDRTVRQGLAASVPAGESLYTLDWQHIGHRYDPRRVGGPEQPRNPAFAFPNGDYYINLTKDLRLGTFGHPWEEGPHGQGTLCVFGTELLARVEDHLTRLLGAPIRRSGRPVG; encoded by the coding sequence ATGCACGTCCTCCGCCATGCCTACGACACCCACCTGCGCGGACACCTACCGGTCCCGCCCAAAGCCGGGGCGGTCCACCTCCAGGACCCGCACCTGACCGGCGCCCGCCTGGTCCGCTCCCACTTCGGCACCCACGGCAGCGTCGACCACGGCCCCCTGCCCCCGGAAACGGACCTGTCCGCCCTGGTCGCACGCCAACAAGAACGGTTCGAGGCGCACGCCGAACCCGCCCGCTGGCCGGTGCACGCCCACGACCCGCCCGCGCTGGCCCCCGCCCTGCACGCGGCCGGGTTCGCCTGCGGGACGGAGCGCTCCGTCCTGGTGGCCGAACTCGCCGACATCCCCTCTGTGCACCTCGCCGCCGAAGAGCGCTTTCGGGAGAACGACCGGGTCACCAGCAACGCTGTCCGCCAGCTGGCAGCGGACTCCGGACCGCACCGGCGCTCTCTGGTCGAGCACGAGTCCGACGGGATCACCTTCGAACACCGCACCCTGGCCCTCGTACACCGGGCACAGGTGCGCGCGGCCAGCTGGGCCGTCCTGCGGACCGGAACCCCGTTCGTCGTCCTGGAGGGGATGACCGCGCCCCACCCGGAGTTCCTCTGGGAATGGGCCCACCGAGCGGGAACGGTCCGCCCCAAGTCCGGATGGTGGGTGTGGGACCAGGCCCAGGCCCGCCTCATGGCCGCCGAGGTCGACCCCAAGGCCCAGCCCGACCTACACGAGATGCTCCTGAACTCAGGCTTCCACGAGATCACCACCGTGCGCACCCACACCTGGTCCCCACCCGGTGCCCCCGCCACAAGCCGCCCAGTCACCGAACTCCTCGACGACCCCGAGCACGACGACATCTGGGACCGGTTCACGTCGCGCTTCTTCTTCGCCCCCAGCACCACGCTCTTCCCCGGCATCGTCGAACCCGCCGCCTCGGTGACCTGGCCGCTCCACCGCGCCGACGAGCACCCCGAGCACCGGACCGAACTGGACCGGACGGTACGCCAAGGCCTGGCAGCGAGCGTCCCGGCGGGGGAGTCCCTGTACACCCTGGACTGGCAGCACATCGGCCACCGCTACGACCCGCGCCGCGTCGGCGGCCCCGAGCAACCGCGCAACCCGGCGTTCGCCTTCCCCAACGGCGACTACTACATCAATCTCACCAAGGACCTGCGCCTGGGCACCTTCGGCCACCCCTGGGAGGAAGGGCCGCACGGTCAGGGAACCCTGTGCGTGTTCGGCACAGAGCTCCTGGCCCGGGTCGAGGACCACCTCACCCGGCTGCTGGGCGCTCCGATACGCAGGTCCGGCCGTCCGGTGGGCTGA
- a CDS encoding GNAT family N-acetyltransferase, with amino-acid sequence MSTSAHAWSTRPETSADTATIHAVNSAAFETPAEADLVDALRADTGAWIEGLSVVTESADGTLVGHALFTRCHVDGHPALALAPCAVLPEYQGAGAGSAAIRAGLESARAMGENLVLVLGHADYYPRFGFTPASGFGVRAPFEVPDEAMMALSLDPSRESPRGTIQYPAAFGI; translated from the coding sequence TTGTCCACTTCCGCTCACGCCTGGTCCACCCGCCCCGAGACCAGCGCTGACACCGCCACCATCCACGCCGTCAACAGCGCCGCCTTCGAGACCCCGGCCGAAGCCGACCTGGTCGACGCCCTGCGCGCCGACACCGGAGCGTGGATCGAGGGTCTGTCCGTCGTCACCGAGTCCGCTGACGGCACCCTCGTCGGGCACGCGCTGTTCACCCGCTGCCACGTCGACGGCCACCCGGCCCTGGCGTTGGCTCCGTGCGCGGTGCTGCCCGAATACCAGGGCGCCGGTGCCGGTTCGGCCGCCATCCGCGCCGGGTTGGAGTCCGCCCGCGCCATGGGTGAGAACCTCGTCCTGGTGCTGGGGCACGCCGACTACTACCCGAGGTTCGGGTTCACCCCGGCCTCCGGGTTCGGGGTGCGCGCCCCGTTCGAGGTTCCGGACGAGGCCATGATGGCTCTTTCCCTGGACCCCTCGCGCGAGAGCCCGCGCGGCACCATCCAGTACCCGGCCGCCTTCGGTATCTGA
- a CDS encoding MFS transporter, with product MTSETGTRAPRTGPSWISRWDPEDRGFWESTGRPVARRNLWASIASEHIGFSVWSIWSVLVLFMIPEHGFSTTPEQKFLLLSVVTLVGAVLRVPYTLAVPIFGGRNWTIISTFLLLVPTAAAFFLVQNPDTPFWLMMVLAATAGLGGGNFSSSMANINSYFPEREKGWALGLNAGGGNIGVATVQLVGLAVIALFTASAGYLVPLFYAPLILLAAWWAMRSMNNLVNVRSDIPAQLSATKDRHFWIMSVLYIGTFGSFIGTGFAFGLLLQSQFGLVPIQAAAIAVLGPVIGSLIRPVGGRMADALGGARVTLWVFLAMAVCATVLVLAVQAAQLALFVGAFAVMFTLTGLGNGSTYKMIPSIYAAKAEDAIAAGEPREQALARTKRTASSMLGLIGAVGALGGVGINVTFREAFAATGSTAPAFAAFGAFYLVCAAITYLVYLRRPATAAPSTATGAGATPGAAQETATR from the coding sequence GTGACCTCCGAGACCGGAACACGCGCGCCACGCACCGGACCGAGCTGGATCTCCCGTTGGGACCCCGAGGACCGGGGGTTCTGGGAGAGCACCGGACGCCCGGTGGCCCGCCGCAACCTGTGGGCCTCCATCGCCTCAGAGCACATCGGTTTCTCGGTGTGGTCGATCTGGTCCGTGCTGGTGCTCTTCATGATCCCCGAGCACGGTTTCTCCACCACCCCCGAGCAGAAGTTCCTGCTGTTGTCGGTGGTCACCCTGGTCGGGGCCGTGCTGCGGGTGCCCTACACCCTGGCGGTACCGATCTTCGGTGGCCGCAACTGGACGATCATCTCCACCTTCCTGCTGCTGGTACCCACCGCGGCCGCGTTCTTCCTGGTGCAAAACCCCGACACCCCGTTCTGGCTGATGATGGTGCTGGCCGCCACCGCCGGCCTGGGCGGCGGCAACTTCTCCTCCTCGATGGCTAACATCAACTCCTACTTCCCCGAACGGGAGAAGGGGTGGGCGCTGGGTCTGAACGCGGGCGGCGGCAACATCGGCGTGGCCACCGTCCAGCTGGTGGGTCTGGCCGTGATCGCCCTGTTCACCGCCTCGGCCGGGTACCTGGTCCCGCTGTTCTACGCCCCGCTGATCCTGCTCGCCGCCTGGTGGGCGATGCGTTCGATGAACAACCTGGTCAACGTGCGCAGCGACATCCCCGCGCAGCTCTCGGCCACCAAGGACCGCCACTTCTGGATCATGTCGGTGCTCTACATCGGTACCTTCGGCTCCTTCATCGGCACCGGCTTCGCCTTCGGCCTCCTGCTGCAGTCCCAGTTCGGGCTGGTGCCCATCCAGGCGGCCGCCATCGCCGTCCTCGGCCCGGTGATCGGCTCCCTGATCCGCCCGGTCGGCGGCCGGATGGCCGACGCCCTGGGCGGTGCCCGCGTGACCCTGTGGGTGTTCCTGGCGATGGCCGTGTGCGCCACGGTCCTGGTGCTGGCGGTCCAGGCCGCACAGCTGGCGCTGTTCGTGGGCGCGTTCGCGGTGATGTTCACGCTCACCGGGCTGGGCAACGGCTCCACCTACAAGATGATCCCCTCCATCTACGCGGCCAAGGCCGAGGACGCGATCGCCGCTGGTGAGCCCCGTGAGCAGGCGCTGGCCCGTACCAAGCGCACCGCCTCCTCCATGCTCGGGCTGATCGGCGCGGTCGGCGCGCTGGGCGGGGTGGGCATCAACGTCACCTTCCGTGAGGCCTTCGCCGCCACCGGCTCCACGGCGCCCGCCTTCGCCGCCTTCGGTGCCTTCTACCTGGTTTGTGCGGCCATCACCTACCTGGTGTACCTTCGTCGCCCGGCCACCGCCGCACCCTCCACCGCCACCGGCGCCGGGGCCACCCCGGGCGCCGCCCAGGAAACGGCCACCCGATGA